In Mercurialis annua linkage group LG6, ddMerAnnu1.2, whole genome shotgun sequence, the following are encoded in one genomic region:
- the LOC126685818 gene encoding pentatricopeptide repeat-containing protein At3g63370, chloroplastic yields the protein MAISITHSHCITSTLTQTPFLNKTHTQINLSQKPINIDNFPSLKEKCTNSTLNDAFHSLLIDPDHAYAPLLEFCAKQRSLQQGKQIHAHMIKSNSGFSSVFLNTKLVFMYAKCGSVLDAEMVFDKMSERTIFTWNAMMDCYVSNGEPLEALEMYFEMRNFGVCFDSYSFSVLLKACGMVEDVHCGSEIHGLAIKYRCDSVAFAANSLVAMYAKCNDLNGAKKMFDRMKERDDVVSWNSIISAYLGNGRFLEALELFREMQKIGVAANSYTLVAALQACDDSSLVKLGLEIHAFILKSSGVLDNYVANALVAMYVRLGKIANAAVIFDNLEGKDIVTWNSMLTGFIQNGLYSEALEFFCYLQNAGLKPDQVSIISIVTASGRLGHLLNGKEIHAYAIKHGFDSNVLVGNTLIDMYAKCHCMSYLGRAFDKMPDKDFISWTTVLAGYAQNNCYLETLELVRQGKMEGINVDTAMIRSILLACSGLNSMVHVKEIHCYITRRGLSEPMLRNMIVDVYGECGQIDYAAQIFESIENKDVVSWTSMICSNVHNGLAIEALRVFHSMKESGIEPDSVTLTSILSAVSNLSILKKGKEIHGFAIRKDFLLEGTLSNALLNMYARCGSLENAFKIFISAKITSLVLWTAMINAYGMHGRGIEAVELFTRMRDQNLTPDHITFLALLYACSHSGLVNEGKRFLQIMKCEYQLEPWPEHYACLVDLLGRSNRIEEAYQFVISMQNYEATPEVWCALLGACQVHSNKEIGEIASEKLLELKIDNPGNYVLVSNVLAARGRWKNVEQVRQRMKVTGLIKEPGCSWIEVGNKVHTFLARDKSHPESDEIYQKLAHITEKLVREGGYVAETKFVLHNVGEEEKIEMLYGHSERLAIAYSLLRNSAEGNPIRITKNLRVCGDCHTFCRLVSKLFEKELIVRDSSRFHHFKHGVCSCGEFW from the coding sequence ATGGCCATCTCAATTACACACTCTCACTGCATTACCTCAACCCTAACACAAACCCCATTCTTAAACAAAACTCACACACAAATCAATTTATCTCAAAAACCCATTAATATTGACAATTTCCCATCTCTTAAAGAAAAATGCACAAATTCAACTCTGAACGATGCTTTTCACTCCCTGCTTATTGATCCTGATCATGCCTATGCACCACTGCTTGAATTTTGTGCAAAGCAGAGGAGTTTACAACAAGGCAAACAAATCCATGCCCATATGATTAAATCCAATTCCGGGTTCAGTTCCGTGTTCTTGAACACTAAGCTTGTGTTTATGTATGCGAAGTGTGGGTCTGTTTTGGATGCGGAGATGGTGTTCGATAAAATGTCTGAGAGAACTATTTTTACGTGGAATGCTATGATGGATTGTTATGTCTCAAATGGGGAACCTTTAGAAGCTCTTGAAATGTATTTCGAAATGCGGAATTTTGGGGTTTGTTTTGATTCTTATAGCTTCTCTGTTTTGCTTAAAGCCTGTGGTATGGTTGAGGATGTTCATTGTGGGTCTGAAATTCATGGGTTGGCTATTAAATATAGGTGTGATTCTGTTGCGTTTGCTGCTAACTCTCTTGTTGCTATGTATGCTAAGTGTAATGATCTAAATGGGGCCAAGAAAATGTTTGATAGAATGAAGGAGAGAGACGATGTTGTGTCGTGGAATTCTATAATCTCAGCTTATTTAGGGAATGGCAGGTTTCTTGAGGCGTTGGAGTTGTTTAGGGAAATGCAAAAGATTGGTGTTGCTGCTAATAGTTATACTCTTGTTGCTGCTCTTCAGGCATGTGATGATTCTTCCTTAGTGAAATTAGGTTTGGAAATACATGCTTTTATCTTAAAGTCGAGTGGAGTACTCGACAATTATGTGGCAAATGCGTTGGTAGCTATGTATGTTAGATTGGGAAAAATAGCTAATGCGGCagtaatttttgataatttggaagGGAAAGATATTGTTACATGGAATTCGATGCTCACAGGTTTCATTCAGAATGGTCTCTATAGTGAAGCTTTGGAATTCTTCTGTTATTTGCAGAATGCTGGTTTGAAACCTGACCAGGTTTCCATAATAAGCATTGTTACAGCATCTGGCAGACTGGGTCATCTATTAAATGGAAAGGAAATTCATGCTTATGCAATAAAGCATGGGTTTGATTCTAATGTGCTTGTTGGGAATACACTCATAGATATGTATGCAAAATGCCACTGCATGAGCTATCTTGGCCGTGCTTTTGATAAGATGCCAGATAAAGATTTCATTTCTTGGACTACGGTTCTTGCTGGTTATGCCCAAAATAATTGTTATCTCGAGACGTTAGAATTGGTAAGGCAAGGGAAGATGGAAGGTATAAATGTGGATACAGCAATGATCAGAAGCATCTTGCTGGCGTGCAGCGGATTGAATAGCATGGTACACGTAAAAGAAATCCATTGTTATATCACAAGACGAGGACTATCCGAGCCTATGCTACGGAACATGATCGTCGATGTGTATGGAGAGTGTGGCCAAATTGACTATGCAGCCCAAATTTTCGAGTCGATTGAAAATAAAGATGTTGTATCCTGGACAAGCATGATATGTTCTAATGTCCACAATGGGCTTGCAATTGAAGCTCTAAGAGTTTTTCATTCCATGAAAGAATCTGGTATTGAACCAGATTCTGTAACTCTAACAAGCATACTCTCGGCTGTTTCGAATCTGTCCATCCTGAAGAAGGGAAAAGAGATTCATGGTTTCGCAATTCGAAAAGATTTTCTCTTGGAAGGAACATTATCAAATGCTCTTCTAAATATGTATGCTCGTTGTGGAAGTCTAGAGAATGCATTTAAGATATTTATTTCTGCAAAAATTACAAGTTTAGTTTTATGGACAGCTATGATCAATGCATATGGCATGCACGGGCGCGGTATAGAAGCTGTTGAATTATTCACGAGAATGAGGGATCAAAACTTAACTCCTGATCATATCACATTTTTGGCACTTCTTTATGCTTGCAGTCATTCAGGATTGGTCAACGAAGGTAAAAGATTTCTTCAAATTATGAAATGTGAGTATCAATTGGAGCCATGGCCAGAGCATTATGCATGTTTAGTTGATCTTCTTGGCCGTTCGAATCGCATAGAAGAAGCATACCAATTTGTGATCAGCATGCAAAATTATGAAGCTACTCCTGAAGTTTGGTGTGCACTTCTTGGAGCTTGTCAGGTTCATTCGAATAAAGAAATCGGAGAAATTGCTTCAGAAAAGCTTTTGGAACTAAAAATAGACAATCCTGGAAATTATGTGCTTGTATCCAATGTATTAGCTGCCAGAGGTAGATGGAAAAATGTTGAACAAGTGAGACAGAGAATGAAGGTGACTGGGTTAATTAAAGAGCCTGGTTGTAGTTGGATTGAAGTTGGGAACAAAGTTCATACATTTCTTGCTAGAGACAAATCTCACCCTGAAAGTGATGAAATTTACCAAAAATTAGCTCACATTACAGAGAAATTAGTAAGGGAAGGAGGGTATGTGGCTGAAACTAAATTTGTTTTGCATAATGTAGGGGAAGAAGAGAAAATTGAGATGCTTTATGGGCATAGTGAAAGACTGGCCATTGCTTATAGTCTACTACGAAATTCTGCTGAGGGAAATCCTATCAGAATTACAAAGAATCTTCGAGTTTGTGGTGATTGCCATACTTTCTGTAGGCTGGTTTCTAAATTGTTTGAGAAAGAACTAATAGTGAGGGATTCCAGCAGATTTCATCATttcaaacatggagtttgctcttGTGGAGAATTTTGGTGA